A genomic region of Fusarium oxysporum Fo47 chromosome VI, complete sequence contains the following coding sequences:
- a CDS encoding uncharacterized protein (expressed protein), producing the protein MDAEWQYNLLDEDMSLIMDLNDPFGSIPSEIDLSLVDSYQLADDTALTMGDPLLGRAIACDEYLPDGAYPDFLADVTSRTDNSSFPNTDCPTTFDELIVSDVLGSSQNSIDHVTFSSGSSLSPSFESTIISPCITRSPALWHSPEMDYMRNNISSSSSAHQYSPLSSATLSTSSPSISINESSLAQKGKATRGKKSPLRNLSRDLRHIFRPEVCHLCFKGHPYTRELEEHIKVHHPAEASRLRINMTRPVCNACRKTFSRPCNLKRHMDHSCKGLPVKE; encoded by the exons ATGGATGCTGAGTGGCAGTACAACCTGCTCGACGAGGATATGTCGCTAATTATGGACCTGAATGATCCTTTTGGGTCTATACCTTCTGAGATAGACCTCTCCCTCGTTGACTCATACCAACTAGCAGACGACACGGCATTGACTATGGGAGATCCACTATTGGGCCGCGCTATAGCATGCGATGAGTACCTACCTGATGGAGCATACCCTGACTTTCTAGCCGACGTAACGAGCCGAACAGATAACAGCTCTTTCCCAAACACAGACTGTCCGACTACCTTTGATGAGCTGATTGTATCTGATGTGCTTGGTTCGTCACAAAATAGCATAGATCATGTAACATTCTCAAGTGGCTCATCGCTATCACCTAGCTTCGAGAGCACTATCATTTCCCCTTGCATCACACGATCCCCCGCCCTATGGCACTCGCCAGAGATGGATTACATGCGGAACAATATATCTTCTTCCAGTTCTGCCCATCAATATTCACCTTTATCTTCTGCAACACTTTCAACATCCTCTCCATCAATCTCTATAAACGAATCATCACTGGCGCAAAAGGGAAAGGCTACTAGGGGGAAGAAGTCACCGCTTCGAAATCTGAG TCGCGATCTTCGCCACATTTTCAGACCCGAGGTGTGCCACCTGTGCTTCAAGGGACATCCATACACACGAGAGTTGGAAGAGCATATAAAAGTTCACCATCCGGCAGAAGCTTCCAGGTTGCGAATTAATATGACTCGTCCAGTATGCAACGCCTGTAGAAAGACGTTTTCTCGCCCGTGCAACTTGAAAAGGCATATGGATCATAGTTGCAAGGGCTTGCCAGTAAAAGAGTAA
- a CDS encoding uncharacterized protein (of unknown function-domain containing protein): protein MATIDLAGDNTSQYHHFVPQFLLRNFAHDFEPKDCTESEAPGESRKKKKKQKNRPSLDSGKLKRYPGDKVVNNVNLLQTPYVIDESPVKRILGLTDMYRDKNGATKKEQHEVEEMFSKMENQAQRVFRKITKALEEGDKVVCLPRSERDLIRKFLFLLKFRGSMFHKRFYHEAVEDYWANDKVMFRQYMRDHGFTRPIQVWLESLKTIMTLEMDPEREWMEKIKQQMYSHDANWLIMHVQEMYMAICTPSNPDDEFILTDNSYNVFEGPNHFAQDIQTGEVHGVADANFHEFAPVSPRLMIVLRHFLLPVPEEDRHPEIRELRETMRYTSVDDTFGVDTKSSLEDLPIRKARNSYSKIVNGQVIRVEGEHGCYTKDDKFYFSLFPVGRYHVNKLNKILLENSSHCSRIVFGSQASFLRTLEYYMTAPKGITGCDADAIVVQLRKLDQLMKEMGSKRQSQWFQFPSPPMLSGEKHEAKFTAYHQYMKSGVEHDSSFLAIYKAFARGAGTWLKDWEQASRMQQLRIKIDSWSYQYGVDEAIRNRNRNLLLQMYMLLPPARFWLYMKRVRIMLSSPENIFITVQPLVELLNNPNFREGPEDTFSKVQTIVRKDRLNHLIYCTVENDINMKQNPELDRWCYATSRMEALESYLITWKFTLKLPGIHEIEKLAASMESLILSANTHKRPEFDDPRFSEDNKVELLTRVMVRRKFKKAMSARLDEGLAESLKAVLFTYTYPTPPTMDD, encoded by the exons ATGGCGACCATCGACCTAGCAGGAGACAACACGTCTCAGTATCATCATTTCGTTCCTCAATTTCTATTAAGAAATTTTGCTCACGACTTCGAGCCCAAGGACTGTACCGAGTCTGAAGCACCAGGAGAAAgtagaaagaagaagaagaaacagaagaatCGCCCTAGTCTCGACAGTGGAAAATTGAAAAGATACCCTGGCGACAAGGTTGTCAATAACGTTAACCTGCTTCAAACACCTTATGTCATTGACGAGAGTCCGGTCAAGCGAATTCTCGGATTGACAGACATGTACAGGGACAAGAATGGCGCCACTAAAAAGGAGCAGCATGAGGTAGAAGAAATGTTCAGCAAGATGGAGAACCAAGCTCAGAGAGTCTTCCGAAAAATCACTAAGGCCTTGGAAGAGGGCGACAAAGTCGTATGTCTCCCAAGATCAGAAAGAGATCTCATCCGCAaatttctctttcttctgaAATTTCGTGGGTCCATGTTCCATAAAAGATTCTACCACGAAGCAGTTGAGGACTACTGGGCCAATGATAAAGTCATGTTCAGACAGTACATGCGAGATCATGGCTTTACACGCCCTATTCAGGTGTGGCTTGAGAGTCTCAAAACAATCATGACGCTAGAGATGGATCCGGAAAGAGAGTGGATGGAGAAGATTAAACAACAGATGTACTCACATGATGCTAATTGGCTTATCATGCATGTTCAAGAGATGTACATGGCTATTTGCACACCGTCGAATCCTGATGACGAGTTCATCCTTACCGATAACAGCTACAATGTTTTCGAAGGGCCCAACCACTTTGCACAGGATATACAGACTGGGGAGGTCCACGGGGTAGCTGATGCCAACTTTCACGAATTTGCTCCGGTCTCGCCAAGATTAATGATCGTCTTGCGTCACTTCCTCTTGCCAGTTCCAGAGGAAGACCGTCACCCGGAAATTCGTGAATTGAGAGAGACTATGCGCTATACCTCCGTTGACGATACTTTTGGTGTCGACACAAAGTCTTCACTGGAAGATCTTCCCATAAGAAAGGCGAGAAACAGCTATTCAAAGATCGTCAACGGGCAGGTAATACGGGTTGAAGGGGAGCATGGTTGTTATACCAAAGATGACAAATTCTATTTTAGCCTGTTTCCAGTGGGGCGATATCATGtcaacaaactcaacaaAATCCTCCTCGAAAACTCATCACACTGCTCTCGCATCGTGTTCGGGAGTCAGGCTTCTTTTCTGCGCACTCTTGAATACTACATGACCGCGCCAAAGGGTATCACTGGTTGCGATGCTGACGCCATAGTTGTACAGCTACGGAAGTTGGATCAACTAATGAAGGAGATGGGCTCAAAGCGACAATCTCAATGGTTTCAATTTCCCAGTCCGCCCATGCTCAGTGGCGAGAAGCACGAGGCAAAGTTCACTGCATATCACCAGTACATGAAGAGCGGTGTGGAACATGACAGTAGCTTTCTGGCCATATATAAAGCCTTTG CTCGTGGTGCTGGGACTTGGTTGAAAGATTGGGAACAGGCTAGCCGTATGCAACAGCTACGAATCAAAATTGATTCTTGGAGCTATCAGTACGGTGTGGATGAAGCCATCCGAAACAGGAACCGCAACTTACTACTTCAGATGTACATGCTCCTACCACCAGCGAGGTTTTGGCTCTACATGAAACGGGTACGAATTATGCTATCGAGCCCAGAAAACATTTTTATCACTGTTCAGCCGTTGGTGGAACTCCTCAACAACCCAAATTTCCGAGAAGGCCCAGAGGACACTTTCAGTAAAG TCCAAACTATTGTCCGAAAAGATAGACTTAATCATCTCATATACTGCACCGTCGAGAATGATATCAACATGAAGCAGAATCCCGAGCTCGATAGATGGTGTTACGCAACATCCCGGATGGAAGCACTTGAAAGTTATCTTATTACATGGAAGTTTACCCTCAAGCTGCCTG GAATACATGAGATTGAGAAACTCGCTGCATCTATGGAATCGTTAATTCTCAGTGCCAATACCCATAAGCGACCGGAATTTGATGATCCACGATTCAGCGAAGACAACAAAGTCGAGTTGTTAACGAGGGTGATGGTGAGGCGGAAATTCAAGAAAGCAATGTCCGCTCGACTGGATGAAGGTCTGGCTGAGTCATTGAAGGCCGTTCTCTTTACATATACATACCCAACTCCTCCGACTATGGATGACTGA
- a CDS encoding S-adenosyl-L-methionine-dependent methyltransferase: MANDKSKSSSPAAEQSPPRDADSPEEALLEAGDDDSALGVTDDELSTASLRSSIYEYHMINGRGYHKDEKYWLPSDQNESERLDLQNHQLLLTFGGKRYFSPNADTAKRVLDVGTGTGIWAVEFADEHPHAEVFGIDIAPIQPDFVPPNCTFEIDDAEKEWTWTKPFDYIFVRLMVGSIADWNKLIRQCYENLEPGGWVEVIDPVFPAKSEDGTLKPDSPLHRWDELTAKGALALGRPFDEGVNHEKRLKEAGFVNVTRKAFKWPTNTWPKDPKFKEIGLWTLANIERNLETISSFLLRQGLGMSHEEILMFIAEVRAEMRNLKVHAYWEVFVVTGQKPEEQAQE, encoded by the exons ATGGCGAATGACAAATCTAAGAGTTCCTCGCCAGCTGCAGAACAATCACCTCCTCGAGATGCTGATAGCCCTGAAGAGGCTCTCCTC GAAGCGGGTGATGACGACTCAGCACTTGGAGTT ACCGATGATGAGTTATCGACCGCGTCTTTGCGCTCCAGTATTTACGAATACCATATGATCAATGGTCGCGGATATCATAAAGATGAGA AATACTGGCTTCCTAGTGATCAA AATGAATCAGAACGCCTAG ATCTCCAGAACCACCAGCTCCTCTTAACTTTTGGCGGCAAGAGGTACTTCTCTCCCAACGCTGACACAGCAAAGCGAGTCCTTGATGTCGGAACTGGCACGGGAATTTGGGCGGTCGAGTTTG CCGATGAACATCCCCACGCTGAG GTCTTTGGTATCGATATTGCTCCCATACAGCCAGACTT CGTCCCTCCGAACTGTACCTTTGAGATCGACGATGCTGAGAAAGAATGGACGTGGACTAAGCCCTTCGACTATATCTTCGTCCGTCTCATGGTCGGCAGCATAGCAGACTGGAACAAGCTGATCCGCCAATGCTACGA GAACTTGGAGCCCGGAGGCTGGGTAGAAGTCATCGACCCAGTATTCCCCGCCAAATCCGAAGATGGAACCCTCAAGCCTGACTCACCCTTACACCGATGGGACGAACTAACCGCCAAAGGCGCCTTAGCTCTCGGTCGTCCCTTTGACGAAGGCGTGAACCACGAAAAGCGTCTTAAAGAAGCTGGCTTTGTCAACGTCACGCGAAAGGCGTTTAAATGGCCTACCAACACTTGGCCCAAGGATCCAAAGTTCAAGGAGATTGGGCTCTGGACCCTTGCTAATATCGAGAGGAATCTTGAGACTATTAGTAGCTTTTTGTTGAGGCAGGGACTTGGGATGAGTCATGAGGAGATTCTAATGTTTATTGCTGAGGTTAGGGCTGAGATGAGGAATTTGAAGGTCCATGCTTATTGGGAGGT GTTTGTTGTTACTGGGCAGAAACCAGAGGAGCAAGCCCAAGAGTAG